The segment TTAACAATACGTTTACTCTATTTTGTAAATATGAATTGGTAATGCGGGCCTATAAACTATTTTGATTGATTATAGGGCAAATTCAGTTCATTTTGTTGGGTTTTTCATGACAGTTATTCAGCTTCAAAAAGATTTTGTTCACACTTTTTCACGGGGACCATGGCGCAATAAAATTTTCAAAGGAGATTGTGTTGCTGTATTGGAAAAACTTCCCAAACATTCAGTTGATATGATTTTTGCTGATCCTCCTTATAATTTGCAATTGGATGGTGCTTTATATCGTCCAGATCATTCGCTTGTTGACGCGGTTGATGATGCATGGGATCAGTTTGAGAGTTTTGCTGCTTATGACGCTTTTACACGGGCATGGTTGCTTGCTTGTCGTCGTGTCTTAAAACCCAATGGGACAATTTGGGTTATAGGATCTTACCATAATATTTTTCGCGTTGGTACGGCGTTGCAAGATTTAGGTTTTTGGATGCTCAATGATATCGTTTGGCGTAAAAATAATCCTATGCCTAATTTTCGAGGACGCCGCTTTCAAAATGCTCATGAGACGCTTATTTGGGCTGTTCGAGATCAAAAGGATAAAAAATATACATTTAATTATGATGCTTTAAAAGCTGCGAATGAAGATCTACAAATGCGTTCAGATTGGCTTTTCCCTCTGTGTACAGGTTCTGAACGTTTAAAAGATGAGGCAGGGCGCAAATTACATCCAACACAAAAGCCACAAGCATTATTAGCCCGTATTATTATGGCTTCTAGTAAGCCTGGTGATGTTATTCTTGATCCGTTTTTTGGTTCGGGGACGACAGGTGCTGTTGCAAAACTTTTAGGGCGTGATTTTGTAGGTATTGAACGTGAACAAGACTACATTGATGCGGCATGTGAAAGAATTGCTGCGGTTAAACCTTTAAATAAACCGGAATTAGCAATTTTGGATAAGAAAAAAGCAGAACCGCGTGTAGCATTCAATAGTTTACTTGAAGCAGGTTTGCTTCATCCTGGAGAAGTTCTTTATGATCGCAAGAAGCAAGTATCTGCTATTGTAAGGGCTGATGGTACGGTTATGCATGGTGGTGAAGCCGGTTCTATTCATGCAATGGGACGAAAGGCTCAAGATTCACAAAGCTGTAATGGTTGGACTTTCTGGTATTATGAGGAAAATGGACGATTGAAATCAATAGATGACCTAAGAATGATAATACGTTCTCAGATGTTAAAAAACGGCGTCCTATGAAGAGGCAAGCTGGTGCTATCATTATCTGTTAGGTGAGCTTCAATATTGTGTTCTTAATATTGAGACGATTTGATATATTTGTTTTCTTCCTAAGTGTTTGTTATTCACATATCATTCCCCGCTTATAATGTGCAAGAAAACGTTTTATTTATAATGCATAATTAAGAGGATTTTAAATGAGAAAATCCGCTGTATTCTAGGCTTACATTCAAACTGTACAATGTGAACTCTCATTATAAATAAATATTTTTATGAAGAATGAAATATTGTGCATGCAACTAAAAAATATTTCTCAGTATTGCACATTTACGGGCTTTTTTAAAGGACATTTCTTAAAGCACCCAAGCCTATTTCATGACGGCGCCCGTGAATGGTATAGCGATAAAGCCATTGAACACCCACACCTTTACGCTTATAAAAGATACAAGCCGGTCCCATCATACTATCTACCGGCCCCCAATATTGCGATGAACCTTGCTATTTAGACGATTCATAAGAGGCATTTTTCCTCCTTTCTTTAGAGTTTTTTACCCACATGTCAGTCTCATTTGTGATGCGCAGACGTATGGTTTTTATTGATTCAAAATAAGAGAAACTTACAATGTTCGGGGGTATCATTCAATATGCAAAACGATTAATTATAGTTATAAATCAATATCTTATTTATATTAAGATTTATTTCAACCGAAAAGAATTGGGAATAGCTACAGAAATAGCTTTTTTCATAACAGTAGGCAGTGCTTCGTCAGCAAGATTCTGGATATCGCACCACCAACCATCTTCACGATTCATTTCGTGAACACTTTGAGTATAATAAACATCGAGTTTTAGAGAGAAGTGGGTAAAAACATGTGTAACTTGCCCTTTGAATTGCCAATTGGCGATAAAGGGCGCGTTTTGAAGACTGTTTTCGTTGTTTATTCCAATATTGTTAGGAATTTGCGTCATTCCACCGAGAAGTTTTTTACCTTGTCGTTTTTCTAAATAAATTTGTTCCTTTTCATTAAGAACGACAAAGGCAACGCCATTTTTTGAAGGGCGTTCTTTTTTAGGTGCTTTAACTGGAAAAGATTCCGGTCTTTTCATCTTTTCTGCTCTACACAGCTTTTGAAGAGGGCAGAGGTAACAAGATGGATTGCGTGGTGTGCAAAGAGTTGCTCCTAGATCCATCATTGCTTGAGCAAAGTCTCCAGGGCGATTTAAAGAGGTAATTTTTTGTGTTTTTTCTCTGATTTCAGCTTTTGCTTTTGGCAAGACTGCAGCAATAGCAAATAAGCGGGTAACAACACGTTCAACATTACTATCAATCACTGCTACAGGGTGGTTAAAAGCAATTGCGGCAATGGCAGCAGCGGTGTAGTCTCCAATACCAGGAAGAGTTTGCAATATTTTTACGGATTGCGGAAATTGTCCTTCGTAGTTTTCAATAAGCTGCTTAGCACAATTTATAAGATTGCGTGCGCGTGAATAATAGCCAAGTCCAGCCCATGCTTTCATAATATCCTCTTGTGGGGCTTTTGCTAAAGAGGAAAGGTCAGGCCAAAGTTTTAGAAATTTTTGAAAATAAGGTTTCACGGCTTCGACAGTTGTTTGTTGAAGCATAATTTCAGAAAGCCAAACTTGGTAGGGATCAGGGTGGATACCTTGTTTTTGTTCTTTGGGGGTAATCCGCCATGGTAAATGTCGGTGCTTTTGATCGTACCAAGATAGGAGGCGCGAAGAAATTTCGTACATGATAGTTTTGAAGCATAGGAAGATATAAAATGCAAAAGAAAAAAATATTTGTTTTACAAATCATATTTTTCTTTTTCCTCCTATGATAAAAATTTTGCTTAGCTGAGAATTAGACTTTGTTGATATTTAATGAGATATTTGGAGGAAGAGTTCTTTAGATGAAAGAAATTTTAATAATTGAGTTCATGACTGAATGTTGATTGAAAAATTGAGAAATGAGCAAACAATTTAAAAAGCGCCATTTTTATTCTCTTTCTGAGACAGTATCTCGTATGCTTGATCCGGTTTTATGTAAACGGACAGGGCTTAACATGGCTCTTATAGAGCATTGGCCACAGATTGCAGGTCATGATATAGCTGTGCATACAATGCCGCTTAAAATTATTTGGAAATGTCGCGCTCATCAAGATGACGTTTTTCAACCAGCAACACTTGTTGTCACATGTGAAGGTTTCTCTGCTTTAAAATTGATGCATGAAACAGATGAATTGCTTCGTAGAATTAATGTTTTTTTTGGATATATTGCTATTGATCGTATTAAGATTGAACAAAGGTGTATATCTGTTTTAAAAAATCACTTACCGATGAAGTCTGGTCCGAATGAAAAAGACAAAAAACGTATAGAAAATATGCTTAAAGAGGTTGAAGATGAAAGTCTACGCCAATCACTTTATGAACTTGGCTGTTGCATTTTTGCAGAAAAAAATAATAAATAGAAAGAAATTTTACATCTTTTCCTTTAATATGTAAAAAATGTTAAGTTTTTTATTGTTCAATAACAACAGAAAAGTATTATTTATGCTAAAATTTCGTTCTTTGTTGTCTTTCAGGATAATTTTTCTTTTAATAACGGCTATCCAAATCAGTGTAGCGGGGGCAGCTGCTAGGGATATTAAGCCAGTTGCGACTGTTGATATGGTTGAACTTCTTCAATCGGGTAAGGTTAAGGATAGGTTTGAGGGGGACAAGAATGCACCCGTAACAATTGTTGAATATGCTTCATTGACATGTATTCATTGTGCAGATTTTTATAATAATGTCCTTCCGCAAATTCGTAAAAAATATATTAAAACGGGAAAAGTAAAACTTATTTTTCGAGATTATGCTTTTGATCCTAGAGCAACGGCGGGTTTTATGTTGGCACGATGTGCACCAGAAGACCGCTATTTCCCTTTGATCGAAGTTTTATTTCAAAAACAGCAGGAATGGGTTTGGGAAAAAGATGCTTTAACACCATTGAGAAAAATTGGCTTAATGGCTGGTTTTACAGACGAAAGTTTTAATGCTTGTCTAAAAAATCAGTCACTTTTAGATGAAGTGAATGCATCTTTTGAGCGTGGTAAAGAGCTTGGTGTTACTGCAACACCTACATTCTTTATTAACGGTAATAAGTATGAAGGTGTTATGTCAGTAGAATCTTTCTTTTCGGTCATTGATAGTTTTCTTAAAAACTAAATCTTCTTTCCAAAAGATGGGATATTGATAGTTTTCGTCGTTTCTCTTTTGGAAGGATTGGTTTTACGCATTTGTGAGGCAATATTTTCTTTAATTTAGCCAATTTAAAACTGAAGCATTTTTTTAATGGGCTCCAATCAAATAATTATTTTGATGCTGCTATGGGAGGATTTTTATGATGACAAAATGGGTTTATAGTTTTGGTGATGGCCATACAGAAGGAAGCGCAAGTGAGCGCAATCTTCTCGGCGGTAAAGGGGCGAATTTAGCTGAAATGAGTCATCTTGGTTTGCCTGTACCTCCTGGATTTACTCTTACGACAGAAGTTTGTAATTTTTATTATGCCCATGATAAGTCATATCCACAAGAATTACAGGAAGCTGTTACACAAGCGCTTAAAGGCATTGGTGAACAAACAGGACGTGAATTTGGTAACGAAGAAAAGCCGCTTTTGCTGTCTGTTCGCTCTGGAGCCCGTGCTTCTATGCCAGGAATGATGGATACGGTACTTAATCTTGGAATGAATGATAAGACTGTACAAGCAATTGCTTTACAAACCAATAATGAACGCTTTGCTTATGACAGTTATCGCCGTTTTATCCAAATGTATTCTCATGTTGTTTTGGGATTAGATCATTCTCATTTTGAAGAAATTCTTGATGATGCAAAAATACGCAATGGTTATGCTGTCGATACAGAGATGACAGCGGCTGATTGGAAAGATGTCATTGTTTCTTATAAAGCATATGTTGAAGAGAAGTTAGGGAAACCTTTTCCACAAGATCCTGAACAACAATTGTGGGGAGCAATTGGAGCAGTTTTTTCAAGTTGGATGACAGCACGTGCAATTACTTATCGTCGTTTACATAATATTCCTGAAAGTTGGGGAACAGCAGTAAATGTACAGGCGATGGTGTTTGGTAATATGGGTGAAGATTCGGCAACGGGTGTTGCTTTTACCCGCAATCCATCAACAGGTGAGAAAGAGCTTTACGGTGAATTTTTAGTGAATGCGCAGGGTGAAGATGTTGTCGCAGGCATTCGAACACCCCAAAATATTACAGAAAATGCACGTATTGTTGCGGGCTCAAATAAACCATCCTTGGAAAAAATCATGCCCGAAGCTTTTTTGAAGTTGTGTCAGATCGCACAGAAGCTTGAGCAGCATTATCGCGATATGCAGGATCTCGAATTCACCATTGAAAAAGGTAAATTGTGGATGTTACAGACTCGTTCGGGAAAGCGAACCGCACGTGCTGCTCTAAAAATGGCAACTGAAATGGTGGAAGAAGGATTAATCAGTCGTGAAGAAGCGGTGTTGCGAATAGATGCAAAGTCACTCGATCAACTTCTCCATCCAACACTTGATCCTAAAGCAGAGCGTTTTGTTATTGCACGTGGGTTACCTGCTTCTCCAGGAGCAGCAACGGGTGAAATTGTTTTTACTTCAGAAGAGGCAGAAACTGCCTCCACGGAAGGTCGTAAAGTTATTTTGGTGCGTGTAGAGACAAGCCCAGAAGATATTCACGGTATGCATGCTGCGGAAGGGATTTTGACGACGCGTGGTGGTATGACAAGTCATGCTGCTGTGGTCGCGCGTGGTATGGGGAAACCATGTATTTCTGGTGCTGGTAATGTACGCATTGATTATAACACAAAGACAATGTTTGCTTCAGGGCAAAATTTTAAAGAGGGTGATGTTATTACCATTGATGGTGGGAGTGGAGAAATTTTCAAAGGGAAAGTTGCGATGTTGCAACCTGAGCTTTGTGGAGATTTTGCAAAATTGATGGAGTGGGCTGATGGGATACGGCGTATAAGAGTTCGCGCCAATGCTGAAACACCCTCTGATGCACGTATGGGGCGTTCCTTTGGAGCTGAAGGTATTGGACTTTGCCGCACGGAACATATGTTTTTTTCTGGTGAACGTATTGTGGCCATGCGTGAAATGATTTTAAGTAATGATGAAAGTGGACGTCGTAAAGCATTGGATAAGCTTTTGCCAATGCAGCGCTCGGACTTTAGTGAATTATTTGAAATTATGTGTGGTTTGCCTGTTACTATCCGTTTACTAGATCCACCATTACATGAATTTTTGCCAAAAACAGACGCAGAAATCTTTGAAGTTGCAACGGCTATGGGTGTCTCAGTAGATGCGCTTTCTGCACGTGCACAGCAATTACACGAATTTAACCCTATGCTTGGATTAAGGGGATGTCGTTTAGCTATTACTTATCCCGAAATCGCAGAAATGCAGGCGCGGGCTATTTTTGAAGCAGCAGCAGAAGCTGCTCAAAAATCCGGCTCTCCTGTTATGCTTGAAATTATGGTGCCACTTATTGCGCTGAAATCTGAACTTGATTTTGTAAAAGCCCATATTGATAAGGTTGCTAATGAAGTGATCAAGGAAAAGGGTCAGAATATTCAGTACATGGTTGGAACGATGATTGAGCTTCCAAGGGCTGCTCTTCGAGCGGATGAAATTGCCGAAACAGCTGAATTTTTTTCATTTGGAACAAACGATTTGACGCAAACGACTTTTGGAATTTCACGTGATGATGCTGCTCCCTTTTTAGCAACCTATTTTCAAAAAGGACTTTTAGAACAAGATCCTTTCGTATCGATTGACCGTGATGGAGTAGGGGAACTCGTTTCTATTGCTGCACAGCGGGGGCGTTCACGACGGGAAAAAATTAAACTGGGAATTTGTGGTGAACACGGAGGTGACCCTGCGTCTATTGCCTTATGTGAAGAAAATGGTCTTGATTATGTTTCATGTTCTCCTTTTCGGGTGCCAATTGCACGTTTAGCAGCAGCACAATCGGCTCTTGCAATAAAAATATAAAAAGATTTTGAGTTTTTTCATTGTATAGTAAGCAACTATTTGTGTGTTTAGGCGGCTTATAAGAGGTATGTTGATTTCTATTTAAGTGTTTTTTTCGACGCAAATGTCTCTTGTAATATGCAAGTTAATGCATTGATTTATAATGATAATTTTTATTTTGCATGTTGGATGAGACTCCCGAATATCGTAAGATGCTCTCATCTCAAATCCCCTTATGTTGATCAATTAAAGTTACTTACTTGCACATCATAAGCGGGGCTAGTGTGGGTGAAAATTCTAAAGAAAGGAGTAAAAATGCCTCTTATGAATCGTCCAAATACCAAAGGCCGTCGCAACATTGGGGGATGGCAAATAGTATGATGAGGCTGGCAAAAATAGTATGATGGGGGGCTGGCTTGTTACTTCATAAGCGTAAAGATGGTGGTGCATAATGGTTTTACGCTATACCATTCACAGACGCCATCGTGCGTGAAATGGGCTTAGGTGCCTTAAGAGATGTCTCTGTAAAGCAAGCTTGTGAATGTGCAACCCAAAAAAGGCGTTTTGTTCTTCGTGAGGGTCATGACTCCATTAAAGAACATGACAAGCAAAAGTGTGAGGCAATGCGTAATCTGCATTATCTAAAAGATATCGCTCTCGATGCTTTTAAAAGTTGTAAAGCAGAATTAAAAGGAAATGATAAAAATGGTGAGTGTTTTTCATCTTTAAAACTTCATATTCTCCCTAAATTAGGCTGTTTACCGGTTTCAGAGATTACACGAACAGATATACGCAATACACTCGCTCCCATCTGGCATACAAAAGCTGAGACAGCTAAAAAAGCCTAAACCGCCTTAATATTTGTCTTAAACATGCTGCTGCATTGGGTTTGGATATTGATTTACAGACAACAGAAAAAGCAAAATCTCTTAAGTAAACAACGCCATAAAGTTAAGAATATACCTGCTATGGATTGGCAAGATGTCTCGTCTTTTTATCAGACACTCTGCAAAACACCCAACCATGACGCATTTGGCTTTGCGTCTGCTTATTCTGACAGGCGCGCACACATATCCTTTGTGTTAATCCATAAAGATCAAGTTGAAGATGATATATGGACCATCCCTGCTGAAAATATGAAAGAAAACGCACTTTCATGATTTATGATAAAAAGAGTTAAAATGAAAGAAATTTTCTGTATTGGTTGCTTTCTTTTAAGTGGTAGAAACGATGAATACTCATTGTAAATCAATATTTTGCTTGTGTTATGGTAAATAACTTACCTGCATTTTTCATTTTCTTGACTAAAAGAAAAAATGAAGATCTACCATAAGCTGTAGGGATAAGGGAAAACAGTATGTCTCTGATGTATTTATAAAAAAGTATAAGGCACGGGGATATATTATCGTAAAATTTTCAGTGCTTACATCTCTCAGATGAATGCATCTTTCAGTTTAACAAACCAACTTCATACATTTTTACCAAGACTGTGTGATCCATTTTACCTGTTATAGGAAGATCAAACATTTTTTGAAACTGTTTTAAGGCTTCGATTGTTTTCTGATCTTCTATACCCGTGACAACCACCTCGTGATGACCAAAAATGCGTAAAGCTTTTTGCACTTGTATAATATCTGCAACAAGAGGTTCTGAAACAGTCTCTTTGAAGCGTGGCATATCTTTTGTTTCTATTGTTTCATTTATCATTTCTTTTTCACTACGTTTAATTAATATGGCAATTTCATCTGTTGCGGTTTTAGGTAAAATATTTTTTTGTATTTTGTGAGCTGTTTGTTCTTTCCAAAGTGCTATGGCACGACGCGTTTTAGGTCCCTCTCTTCCATCTAAAGGACCATCATAAAATCCTAGCTTTGCTAACTTTTTTTGCATTTTTAGTATGTTTTCTGATAAAGCAGGAACAGATGAATTTTTCTGTAAAGGGTTTAGAAATGGACCAGAAGTTTCTTGAGAAACTGCGCGAAATTTTTCTTCTTTTTCAGGAAAAGGGGAGTTTCGTTCTATATCTGCATCAAATGCGCTCTTCATTTTAGTAAAGGCATCTTGATGCATTATCATTTGTGAAAATAAAGCATTAAATGAAACAAATCCAAAACTAATAGTAAAAAGAATTAACCCAGCAAACAATGAAGTATTTTTCCTTGTATAAAAACAAAGTGTTTTTGCTATCCAAAAAAGAAAATATCCGATTATAAGAAAAAATGTTATAACAATACTACTATAGTATTTACGCTGTTTTACGTTTTTTATTCTGCGTTTTTTTTGCTTTTTTACCATTATTTTTATTTTTTATTTCCAATAATATTCTTATAAATTATTATCACTCCCAGAAAGAGAGAGAGATTTGTATTGTTGTTTTCTCTTTCAAATTGTAAAAATAAAGAAACCTGTTGTGTAAACCTATAAGCTGATAAAACAACAATTATTCTCATTCAAATTTCTTAATTTCATATTATAGAGCATTTTTGAGTGTATATAAAAATTTTACAACCCTATGACACCAATTTACATTTGTAAGTGACAGCGTCGCATATCATTCTCAAATTAAAAGTGCTACGTTACTTCTTTATTTTTTTGCCTATATATTTTGTAGTCTTTGAAAGCGAAATTGAAACACATTTACTTATCACGCTCCCGAGCTGATAGTAGGATATAGCTCTTGCAAATATTTACATGTCCATAATTTATGTTTCCACCCAATGTTAATGGGCATCGTTATCTTTCAATACCATCTATGTTCTCATATAAATTCATTCTCCTAATATTTCATAAATATCAATGAAAATGACTAAAAAAATATCTGTGAAAAATAAGCGAGCTGTTTAGTCCTTACAATTTAATATCATGCTCTTTTTATAAAAAAGAAAATCGCAAACATGAAGGACTGTAATCATCATATGTTGTTATGCTTATGATACATAGTTTCTTTCGTTGCATTATTTTACTCTTGTTATATGTAATGAAGAAGGCGAGCATACATATTTTTAATATTCTTATTTTTATAGCGCAATTTTTATGTTAATTTTTTAATGAAAAGATAATACCTCTCATTTTTTCACAGCTACTTCATATCCTATTATAACATAGTTAATTCTGTAAATCTGATAAACAAATGCTTAATTTGATAAAAGGATCATTTTATAAATTTTTTATAAAGGAGAAGCGTATACGTTGCTATTTTGTTTCATTTACAGCTACGGTGCATTGATTGCCCATGATACGTTTTTTGATCAAATTATTATTATTTTTGTTTTTTGTTTTTGTCATTATTTCGTTTTTTGTAGAAAAGCCGAATAATGATCATTCCCCTATCCAAAGAGAAAATGAGACAATAATGAGTGATGTAGTTATTGCTTTTAAGGAAGCTTTAAAAGATTTACGAACATTCTGTGACCGTAATATAGAAGCCTGCAAAACCGGAAGGTCTTTTTTTAGTTCACTTGGCGAACGTGCATATTATGGTGCAAGAGCAGCATACAAATATTTTGGACGTATATTGGATAGTCAAAATATAAAATCTTCTCCAGATATTATATTTAAGAGAGAAACAGAAGAATCTACATAAAAACAAAAAGCATATGATGTTATCTTGAAATAAAAATTTTTAGTGCTCCCTAACAATGTTATACTAAGAAAAATAAGTATTTATCTGTCAACCCATTGCATTTAACATGATCATCACATAAACAGGATGGAGATTATGGTAGAAACGATCGATGATATTATAAAAAATTTTTCTTTTCTAGAGAATTGGGAAGATCGTTATCGCTACGTGATTGAACTTGGTCGTGAATTGCCACCTTTTCCAGAAAGTGCTCGAAACGATGCTCATAAAGTACCAGGCTGCGTTAGCCAAGTGTGGCTTTTGGCTTCACGCAATAATTCAGAAAATCCAATATTAACATTTCAAGGTGATTCTGACGCCCATATTGTGCGCGGTCTTATCTACATTCTTCTCGCTTTCTATTCAGGTAAAAAAGCCTCTGAAATTCGTAATGCTGATGCTGAAGGACTCTTTAAAACACTTGGTTTAAACGAAAATTTAACACCACAACGATCAAATGGTCTTAAATCAATGATTGAACGAATTCGTAACGAAAGTTATGCATAAAACAAATATCTCATAGTAAACAATACTATAGAAAACATACCTGACAAAAAATATACTTATGGACTACAGATACCTAATTTTTTAGAAAACGCAATTACTTGTTTTTCTTTCGTTTGCTTTTGCGTCCAAGCCCCATTTCTTTTGCCAGAGCAGAACGTGCTTTCGCGTAATTAGGAGCCACCATAGGATAAGAACTATCCAATTGCCATTTTTCACGATATTCTTCAGGCAACATTCCATAATGTGTCATGAGATGACGCTTTAAAGATTTAAACTTTTTTCCGTCTTCAAGGCAAATGAGATAATCTGGAAAGATTGAACGTTTTGGGTTAACGGCTGGCCTTTGTTTTTCAACTTCGACTTCTGTTGATTCTACATTCCCCGCTTTACGAAAAGCGGCATGAACATCAGCAATTAAACTTGGTACTTCAGTCGGTCGAATAGAATTATTACTTACGTAGGCAGCAACGATATCAGCAACCAATGTAATAACTAAATTGCTTTCAGTCTCTAAGACTGGATGATGTTCCATTCTTGTTTCCTTTATTTAAAATCAAGTAATTTAAGATCGAGATACAGTACATATACTCATGTAAGAGATCCAATGTACATAGGCTTCATATTGTACAAAAATCTTTTTTGTCAATTCAATTATTCTATAAAATTGCTAAAACACAAAAAAATCAAATAAAAACCTATTTTTAGACATAATCTTCAATAAGAAAAATAAAACTATTAATCTCTTAGAAAACAGATTTTATTATAAAATATCATAAATAAAATATATAATAAAGATATTTATTGTATATATATCACATAATTGAAAAATATTATATTTAATATATAAATAATTTTAATTTAACGTTTAATTATTACTAATAATAAAATCACAAATCAATACGATATATAAAAATTTTTTATATAAAAAACTGTATTTTTCTATATATTATTTAAAATAAAATGTATTTTATATATTAAAAATACATTTATCTTTTTAAAAGTAAAAATTAATTCTGCTACAAAATAGCCTTATTTTTTTAATCTAGCATTTTTATGAAAGTCGTATTCTTCTCATAGAAGACGTTACCTGTTGTATATTATAAATAGCAGGACATGGTGTCATTGTACAATTATTACAGCTTGCTTTTGTTAAGTGTGCAGAGCTGACAGCTTTTATGCACTTGCATAAATGATATGATTCTAACATATAAGTAAAATCATCAATCTCTTTTAAGATAGGATCATGCATGAACAGCTCTTTGCTTCCCCCCCCAAAAGCATTAAAAATTGCACATAGAGAAAGACATCATGGTATTGATCGTGCAGATCCTTATCATTGGTTACGTGCCTCTAATTGGCAAGATGTTTTTAAAAAACCGAGCTGTCTTGATAAAAATATTAGAAAACATCTTGAAAAGGAAAATGCTTACCAAGCTTTGCAGATGGCTGATACGAAACCATTACAAGATTCACTTTTTGCAGAAATGAAAAACCGCATCCAAGAGAATGATAGTTCTGTTCCTATAAAACGTGGTCCTTTTGCTTATGGATTTTCTTATGTTACAGGAGGTCAACAACCCCATTATTTTCGTACGCCAAGAGATGGAGGAGAAAAAAATGTTTACCTTAATGGTGATGCTTTGGCTGAAGGGAAAGAATATTTTAATTTTGGTTCAGTTGAAGAATCTCCTGACCATACACATGTTGTATGGACTTATGATGACAAAGGCTCAGAATTCTACACCGCTAAAATTCGTAATTTAGAAACATTGTCTGATAGTATGGATATCATTACAGATACATCGGGACAAATTGTGTGGGATGCTAAATCCGAAGGTTTTTTCTATACCAAGATGGATGAAAACCACCGCCCTTCAGAGCTCTATTATCACCGATTAAATACCGACCAATCGCAAGATAAGCTTATTTTTCGTGAAGATAATCCAGGATTTTTTTTACATGTGAGTGGTTCTAAACTTAATGACATTATTTATATTAATATTCATGATCATGAAACGTCAGAGATTTGGTTGATTCCAGCTGAAGCGCCACTCACTGTTCCTCAATGTGTACGGAAGCGACAAAAAGGTATTGAATATTCACTAACAGAAGGTGGTGATGTTTTTTATATTCTGACCAATTTGGATAATGCAAAAGACTTCAAAATTATGGTCACGCCGTTTGCATCTCCACAATCAGAAAACTGGTCTGAACTTGTACCACATCAGCTT is part of the Bartonella machadoae genome and harbors:
- a CDS encoding peptidoglycan-binding domain-containing protein, whose protein sequence is MVKKQKKRRIKNVKQRKYYSSIVITFFLIIGYFLFWIAKTLCFYTRKNTSLFAGLILFTISFGFVSFNALFSQMIMHQDAFTKMKSAFDADIERNSPFPEKEEKFRAVSQETSGPFLNPLQKNSSVPALSENILKMQKKLAKLGFYDGPLDGREGPKTRRAIALWKEQTAHKIQKNILPKTATDEIAILIKRSEKEMINETIETKDMPRFKETVSEPLVADIIQVQKALRIFGHHEVVVTGIEDQKTIEALKQFQKMFDLPITGKMDHTVLVKMYEVGLLN
- a CDS encoding DUF5330 domain-containing protein, with the translated sequence MIRFLIKLLLFLFFVFVIISFFVEKPNNDHSPIQRENETIMSDVVIAFKEALKDLRTFCDRNIEACKTGRSFFSSLGERAYYGARAAYKYFGRILDSQNIKSSPDIIFKRETEEST
- a CDS encoding SufE family protein, whose translation is MVETIDDIIKNFSFLENWEDRYRYVIELGRELPPFPESARNDAHKVPGCVSQVWLLASRNNSENPILTFQGDSDAHIVRGLIYILLAFYSGKKASEIRNADAEGLFKTLGLNENLTPQRSNGLKSMIERIRNESYA
- a CDS encoding MucR family transcriptional regulator, with the translated sequence MEHHPVLETESNLVITLVADIVAAYVSNNSIRPTEVPSLIADVHAAFRKAGNVESTEVEVEKQRPAVNPKRSIFPDYLICLEDGKKFKSLKRHLMTHYGMLPEEYREKWQLDSSYPMVAPNYAKARSALAKEMGLGRKSKRKKNK